The nucleotide sequence CGGCGGCCTCTTGCTGCCGAACGAAGGGTGGGCGAAAACGGTAGGTTTTTTCATGCCGGCAATGTGGTCATATGACGCGCTCAAGCGGGTAGGCGTTGAATGGGGTGGCCTCGGCATCCTGCGGGGACAGGACGACGACGATGAGGCCGGTGAAATCGGTCGCATCAAAGTCGAGAATCGGAAGGCGGTGGATGACTTCAGGGAAAAGCTTGCCGACTATCGCCGCCGGCAACAGCAAAAGTTCGACGCCTACAAAGACGACATGGAGAGCTTTCTGCGGACCGGCGGCTCACGACCTCCGTCGCCGACGCTTGATCCTGAACCGACCGCGCCGGAGGTAAAGTACTTACCTTCCGACAAGTCGCGGTTTGTCAGTTTTCTCCATGACTTCGGCCGGCTGTGGCTGAATTTCGCGGCGTTGGGCGCGTTCTTTTTCGTTCTTGTCGCCCTTACGGCGCTCGCCCTACGTGGCAAGGATATTCTATGACAGCCGCTGACCATACCGGTCCAAGTGACGCAACGCAACACTGGCGTTTACTGCGTCATCCGCTGCTATGGATTATGCTCGGCTACTTGGCGCTTGGGTTGAGCTTGCTGCGGGTCTTCCAGTTTCAAATCAACCCCGACGGCGTCGCTTATCTCGACATCGCCGAGAAATATGCGCGTGGCAACCTCTGCGGCGCAGTGAACGCCTACTGGAGTCCGCTGCTGTCGTGGTTGACGACGGTGTTGCGGCTGGTTGGCCTGCCGCCCCAGATTGCAGTAAAGCTGGTTCTGCTTGGCAGCGGCGCAGCGGCGCTAGGTGGGCTCTGGCGACTGACGCACGATCTCCCGACTTGGATGCGGACAGTCGCCGTCACGGCCACCGTCCCAATGACGCTACACTTTGCACTGTCGGTCATCACCCCGGATCTACTCGTGGCGGAAGCGCTTGTTTGGTACGTCTTCGTACTCATCAAGAACGACGCATCACCGCCGGGGTGGTGGTACGGCTTGCGAGCCGGCACCATTGGCGCGGTGGCCTATATGGCAAAAGCCTTCGCCTTGCCGTTTTTTCTCGCGCATTGGACAGTTTGGTGTGTTCTTGAAGGTCGTTACAGGCGTTTGAGCATGGCAGCCTTTGTCGGGGGCTTAGCGGCTTTCTGCGTCCTCGGTGGTTTATGGGTGGCTGCCTTGCGTTGGAAGTACGGCGTTTGGATGACAGGTTCAGCCGGTCGGTACAATTGGGCGTGGTCTGGGCCGCGCATGAGTTTTGTTCATCCGACGGAGACTGCTTTTTTTGCGCCCTTTGAGCCGGGCGACACCAGCGCTTGGACTGACCCGACCCGGTTGCCGATTCAGTCATGGAGTGTCCTTGAGTCGGCCGAGTTTGCGCATTATCAGGTCGCTATGACGCTGGAGCGACTACGCGCCATAGGGTTTAGTTACTTGCCTGAGTTCTTCCTGCCTACCTTGCCGTTGCTCCTCGTTGCAGCCGGCGTCGCTTGGCGTCAGAGTGAGACGGAGACTGGCAGGCGCTGCCGGGCGGCGCTTTCAGCCTTTGTCGTTTACGTCGCCGGTTACGCGCTCATCTACGTTGAAGCGCGCCACCTCTGGACACTCGCCTACTGGTTGTGCGCGATGCTCGCGTGGCTTTCGGCCTGGGGAATGCGGCGCTACTCGCGGAAGCTGTGGGCGGCGGCTTTTATACTTTGCTCCGCTTTGTTTGTGTGGCAGCCGGCGTGGGCCTTGTGGAAGGCAGCGCAGGGTAAAGATGAGGGTCTGCAAGTGTGTCGAGCGCTGTACCGCACTGCGCAAGTCCTGCGCGAGCGATTTGGCGTGCAGGGAAAGCTGGCGTCAAACGCGGAATGGCATTATTCACTTTACCTAGCGTACTTCCTTGGCGGCCGTTACTATGGCGTTGCGCCTGTGGATGCAACGCCGAACGCTGTCGCCCGCGCGCTTGACGCTTACCAAGTGGACTATTACTTGGTTTGGTCGGATGAAACTGGGCGGTTTCCGACCGTTGTTTGGGGTACGGAAATCACTGGCGGCGATCCACACTTGCGTCTCTACCGAGCCGCTTCCGGCTCTGGTGCAAGCCATTGATGTTCGGTCGCGTCAAAGCGGATGCGCTGATAGCAGCGTGTAAGCAGTTCCGGGCCATACTTGACCAGAAACGACAGCAGGTTCAGGATTCGTTCCTGCCGCTTTCCGTAAGGCGCGAGAGCGTTTGTTGCGCGCTCGATTTGCCGAGTTATTGTCTCCTGCCGTTGCGCGTGGTTGCTAAGGAAGCGTTGCTCAAGGCCGTGGATATGGTAGAAGATTTTTTCTCGGCCACGTTGTAGGGCGTTTGCTAGGGATGGGTCGCTTCCTTGAAGGACATCCTGCAGCATATCTAACTCTGCGCCGATTGTTTTCTTGATGCGATCAAAGGCTTGAATCGCTCGTTGGTCAGCGGACGCAAGCGCCGCCCGGCGCTGGAGTTCCTGACGACCAAGGAAAACGTCATCCGGGGCAAGCGACAGCTTGGCAAGAAGCTTGGCATGACGCTGTTCGAGGAGTGTCACGCTAGGGCGTAAACGGCGCAGTGGAGGGGGCGTCTGCAGGGCGTCGTAAATCAACTGCGACTGCTCTAGATAAGCCGCTTCTGCTGGGCCAATCACTTGGATGAAGGTTGGGAGCAGCCGGTCCTGGATCACCGGACGCAGAAGGGCGTTTGGCGTCATTCGCAACGGCGCGTCTTGTAGAATATGACGCAGGTCACGCGCCGTATAGCGCATTTCTGTTTCCGACTTAGGGTAGAACCACTGTCCATTGCGGAGGAGCGGCGTTCGATGCCCGTTGACTTCTAGAAAGAGCAGCGTGCTGTTTTCCTGAATGCTGACTTGGGCCGGCTTCCCAGCCGACCGCCAGTTTCGGACTTGTTCTGCCAGTCTCTCCATAATGGCTGGCAGTAGGTCTATGACGGCTTCGAACGTCGGTTGCGTTAGGGTGCGCAAACGTACATCACGTGGGTCAAGGATGATGAGTCCGAACGGAGCGAACAGGCTGTGAAGCCACATTGCAAAGGCGTCGCACCAGAATCGTTCGGGCTGGTAACAGTCGTTCAAACGGCGGAGCAAATCGGGCGCAAAGTCGCTGTTGGGTAGCGCATCGGCAAGCTGGCTGACGGCTGCTGAGACGGTAGCGTCCAACTGGATGGCACCGACCGATGGCCGTCCATTGAAGGCGGGGTGGCAGGCGACATCTAACAGAGAGCCGTCGCGCGTCAGGACAGTCGTTTGTCGCACTTCCTCAAAGTCATGGTCTTCCGAGGCCATCCAAAACACGGGTACGGCTGAGCGCCCCCTTGCCCGCAGCTGTTCGGCGAGGTGAATGGAGGCAAGGATTTTCCATACGGTCAGCATTGGGCCGCCGAACAGTCCGGCCTGTTGACCACTGACCACCGCGACAGTATCTGGAGCGCGTAAGTATTCAATGTGGGTCAAGGTTGCCGCCGCCGCTCGCCAGCGACGGTTTTGCTCGTCTAAAACAGCGCACAGGGCAGTGCGATCAGATGGTTGGCCAGCGACGCCTTGGTGATAAGGCTCGGTAAGTGATGTTGAGTCGGACATAGAGTGTGAATACGCAAGCTGGGGAACACGAGGGGTTGTATAGTGGGCGATTCGGTTTCTGCAGCTAGCCTAGGAAAACGTCATCGTCAACAGTCAGGTGGTCAACGCCCTCATTCCGGAAGGCTTGTGCCGACGGCTGCTGGCGCGAGGTGAAGCATGGGGAGGAAAATTTCGGCGAAGTGGAAAAAAGCTCTTGACAAAAAAGCGAGGACGGGTAGAGTAACAGGTCTCCGGCGGTCCCGGAGGAACAAAAAGCGGTTCTTTGAAAGCTAGGCAAAGGCAGCGCGGCAAGAAGTCGCGCACCGTCAAGCCCTGAGTTTCGTCTTTCGTTTTGAAAATCCGACTGAGAGTTTGATCCTGGCTCAGAATCAACGCTGGCGGCATGCCTAACACATGCAAGTCGAACGAGAAAGTCCTTCGGGACGAGTACAGTGGCGCACGGGTGAGTAACGCGTGGGTTATCTACCTCCGGGTGGGGAATAACTCGGGGAAACTCGAGCTAATACCGCATAACACGTTCTACGTTAAAGCAGCAATGCGCCTGGAGATGAGCCTGCGTCCGATTAGCTAGTTGGCGGGGTAATGGCCCACCAAGGCGACGATCGGTAGCCGGCCTGAGAGGGCGGTCGGCCACACTGGCACTGAAACACGGGCCAGACTCCTACGGGAGGCAGCAGTGGGGAATTTTGGGCAATGGGCGAAAGCCTGACCCAGCAATGCCGCGTGAACGATGAAGTCCTTCGGGATGTAAAGTTCATAAGCAGGAGAAGAACACAATGACGGTATCCTGTGTAAGCCCCGGCTAACTACGTGCCAGCAGCCGCGGTAATACGTAGGGGGCAAGCGTTGTTCGGATTTACTGGGCGTAAAGGGCGCGTAGGCGGCGCGTAAAGTCGGATGTGAAATCACTGGGCTTAACCCAGTGGCTGTGTCCGATACTTGCGTGCTTTGAGTGCGGGAGAGGCAATCGGAATTCTCGGTGTAGCGGTGAAATGCGTAGATATCGAGAGGAACTCCGGTGACGAAGGTGGGTTGCTGGACCGACACTGACGCTGAGGCGCGAAAGCTAGGGGAGCAAACGGGATTAGATACCCCGGTAGTCCTAGCCCTAAACGATGAATACTTGGTGTGCGGGTTATTTGGTACCCGCGTGCCGTAGCTAACGCGATAAGTATTCCGCCTGGGGAGTATGGTCGCAAGGCTGAAACTCAAAGGAATTGACGGGGACCCGCACAAGCGGTGGAGCATGTGGTTTAATTCGACGCAACGCGAAGAACCTTACCTGAGTTCAAGATACGATGAAGCGCCGGAATCGGCGTGGCCGGGCAACCGGAGTCGTATCAGGTGCTGCATGGCTGTCGTCAGCTCGTGTCGTGAGATGTTGGGTTAAGTCCCGCAACGAGCGCAACCCCTGTCACCAGTTGCTAGCAGTTCGGCTGAGTACTTTGGTGAGACCGCTGATGATGAATCAGAGGAAGGTGGGGATGACGTCAAGTCCTCATGGCCCTTATGCTCAGGGCTACACACGTGCTACAATGGTGAATAACAAAGAGAAGCAAACCCGCGAGGGGGAGCGAATCTCAAAAATTTCACCTCAGTTCGGATTGCAGTCTGCAACTCGACTGCATGAAGTCGGAATCGCTAGTAATCGCAGATCAGCACGCTGCGGTGAATACGTTCCCGGGTCTTGTACACACCGCCCGTCACATCACGAAAGTAGGCTGCACTAGAAGTGGCTGAGCTAACCGCAAGGAGGCAGGTCATCACGGTGTGGTCTATGATTGGGGTGAAGTCGTAACAAGGTAGCTGTAGGAGAACCTGTGGCTGGATCACCTCCTTTCTCGACAATGGGCTTGACCCCTTTGCCTAGCTTTGAATGAATGCTTTCGGGTCTGTAGCTCAGGTGGTTAGAGCGCACGCCTGATAAGCGTGAGGTCCCGGGTTCGAGTCCCGGATCGCCCACCAAGTCCAGGACGCAAAAACCGGAGGTCTGTTCCGACCTCCGGTTGCGTTTGACCCCCAGATTTGACCCCCATTGAGGTTTACGCTCGGTGTTTGACCCCACCTAGAAGCTCCTCGAGGGGCAGGGCTCCAGCCTGGCGCTCTTCCTGTAGCAGGTGGCGGTAGACCTGCAGGGTTACACCGGGGTTGGCATGGCCCAGCTTTTCACCCACCAGCGCCAGATCCAGCCCCCGAGCCAGCAGCAACGAGGCGGCGGTGTGGCGCAGGCCGTGAATGGTGACCTGCGGGAAGTCGGGGTGCTCGAGCCGGATTCTTCCTATCAGGCGGCGCAGGTAGTGGTTGGGTGCGTTCACGTCCAGGGGCTTGTCGAGACCGAAGACAAAAGCCTGCTGCAAGTCCTTAGCCTGGAACCCCTCAGAAACCAGGCCGTCATGTTTGGCTTTGAGCCGGGCCAGCAGGTCTTGCGGTATGGGGATGACCCGGCGGGCGGCCTTGGTCTTGAGCGGGCCTAAAGCGGCCCGGTTGCCCTGCAGGGTGTACTGGCGCTCCAGGCGAAGGGTGGCGGTGTGGAAGTCCACATCCCGCCATTGCAGGCCCAGGGCCTCACCTTTACGCAACCCTAGCTGCACCAGCAGGCGCAGGAAAAGGGCCATGACCGGGCTCCTGGAGGCCTCGGCGTACTCGAGCAGCAGCCTCACCTGGTGGGGCTCCAGGTGTTTGCCGGCAGCCTCCCGCTCACCTGAGCGGGGCAGGACAACGGCGCCGGTGGGGTCGCGGTGGACAACCTCCAGCAGCAGGGCCTCGCGGTAGACCATCCGCAGGCGCTCGAGTGCCTTCCCCACCGTGCGGCGGTGGTAGCGCTCCGAGAGCACATCCAGGGCGCGGCGGATGTCTCGCGGGGTCACTTTCTGAATCGGCAGGTGGCCCAGGTGCTCAAGTATCAGGGTGAGCTCCCTGCGGTAGTTCCGCGCGGTGTTGGGGCTCTTGCCTTTGGTGATCCGCTCGAGCACCTCGAGGGCGAAGCTCTGTAGGGTGCGCCGGTCGGGTTTGGGAACCAGGCCCCGGCGGTGCTGCACCAGGTACTCCTGCGCCCTTGCCACGGCCTCAGCCTGCGTAGAGGCGTAGACAGACACCCGGCGGCGGCGGATACCGTCCGGCTCGGTCAGGTAGAAGCGGGCCTCCCAGCGCCCATCAGGACGCAGGCGGACGTTCACCTGATGCTTAGCGGCTCTTCTCTTGCTCACCTTGCACCCCCTGAATCCACGCAACAAGAGCACGGCCCCGCTCTTTAGCACCCATACGCTGCACAGCGGCGGCTAGTTCAGCGGGAACCCGTACCCTAACCGCGAACGACACCTCACCCGGCGCTAAAGGCTCAGCGCTCGGGCCGTTCAGCCTGTGAATGCGCTCAAGTTTGGGTTCCCGCACCAGCGGTAGATTGATACCTTTTGGCATACCTGATTATACCACCGGGTACGCACTGTAAAATGCGCACTTGTAAGACTAGGTACGCATTTTAGGTTGTATACAGATTGGCAACACCTGGTTATGTGTGGGGAATCGCAAAAAAGCACCCAGGCTTTCACCTGAGTGCGACCAGCTGGGTGGCCAACCCTCCGGCTGACTGCCCCGAGTTTCAATCCTCACCCAGGCTCACACCTGAGTGCGACAGCCCCCATCCTAGCCCCCGTCCTGGACGGGGTTCAAGAGACCTTTTGCGCGAACCCCTCTCCGAAGGCCTCCACCACCGGGTGGTGGCTACAACGGGCCCGGGGGAAGAGGGGGGGGTCAGTATCTCAATACCCCCCCTGTGCTTCCCCGGCCTTCAGGGGCAGGTACGGCGGCGCAG is from Chloracidobacterium sp. and encodes:
- a CDS encoding tyrosine-type recombinase/integrase, with the translated sequence MSKRRAAKHQVNVRLRPDGRWEARFYLTEPDGIRRRRVSVYASTQAEAVARAQEYLVQHRRGLVPKPDRRTLQSFALEVLERITKGKSPNTARNYRRELTLILEHLGHLPIQKVTPRDIRRALDVLSERYHRRTVGKALERLRMVYREALLLEVVHRDPTGAVVLPRSGEREAAGKHLEPHQVRLLLEYAEASRSPVMALFLRLLVQLGLRKGEALGLQWRDVDFHTATLRLERQYTLQGNRAALGPLKTKAARRVIPIPQDLLARLKAKHDGLVSEGFQAKDLQQAFVFGLDKPLDVNAPNHYLRRLIGRIRLEHPDFPQVTIHGLRHTAASLLLARGLDLALVGEKLGHANPGVTLQVYRHLLQEERQAGALPLEELLGGVKHRA
- the bshC gene encoding bacillithiol biosynthesis cysteine-adding enzyme BshC, with the protein product MSDSTSLTEPYHQGVAGQPSDRTALCAVLDEQNRRWRAAAATLTHIEYLRAPDTVAVVSGQQAGLFGGPMLTVWKILASIHLAEQLRARGRSAVPVFWMASEDHDFEEVRQTTVLTRDGSLLDVACHPAFNGRPSVGAIQLDATVSAAVSQLADALPNSDFAPDLLRRLNDCYQPERFWCDAFAMWLHSLFAPFGLIILDPRDVRLRTLTQPTFEAVIDLLPAIMERLAEQVRNWRSAGKPAQVSIQENSTLLFLEVNGHRTPLLRNGQWFYPKSETEMRYTARDLRHILQDAPLRMTPNALLRPVIQDRLLPTFIQVIGPAEAAYLEQSQLIYDALQTPPPLRRLRPSVTLLEQRHAKLLAKLSLAPDDVFLGRQELQRRAALASADQRAIQAFDRIKKTIGAELDMLQDVLQGSDPSLANALQRGREKIFYHIHGLEQRFLSNHAQRQETITRQIERATNALAPYGKRQERILNLLSFLVKYGPELLTRCYQRIRFDATEHQWLAPEPEAAR